The Erigeron canadensis isolate Cc75 chromosome 1, C_canadensis_v1, whole genome shotgun sequence genome segment gaattaatttataccTAGGAACACAAATATGAAAAAGACACTACAAGAAATATGTCGATTAGTGACCATTTTGTTTAGTGACAACTAAAACTTggttaataataatcttatttagttaccattaaaaaaaagtggtcactaaacaaaattagtggccaaaaaataacatcttttggtttctaaacaaaattagtggcggacctttagtgacgaaaagTGACCACTCAAAATTTGAtcactaatttatcataatgaccaaatttttgtcacttttcgtcactaattttgtttagtgaccaaattttggtcgttatgataaattagtgacCAAAATTTTGAGTGGTCATttttcgtcactaaaggtctgtcactaattttgtttagagacaaaaaaatgtcattttttgagcactaattttgtttaatgaCCAAATTTAGTGAtcactttttcttaatggtaactaaataaGGTTATTAGTGACCAAGTTTTAGTTGTCACTAAACAAAGTGGTCACTAAtcgacatttttcttgtagtgcgAGCATAGTAAGCGACGAAATACTTTGGGGAGTTGAAAATAAGCATAGATATGGAAACTCTTACAATAACCACATTAGTTTATTTGACGTAAAAATTtagtaaaattaaataatgcatctatcaaattcaaagtttaaCACTACGATTTTGTAACAacaatattcaaatgtaaatttatttattaaatgcAGTTACAtcataaatgaatatattttaatagtAATCAATTGACTCGTTTGGAATAGCATTTAAAGCATACAACCATGTAACAACAAatgaacttaaaaaataaatatatacttcaTAGATAAGCAATCAATataagttcaaattcaattcatAAATCATGAACGAAAGGTTAATTTTCAAAAACgaataatttattgaatttgaataaaaaattagattttttatttaataaccaAAAGGTAAAATAGGATCTTTTGAAATTAAAAGCTAGGatgaaaacaaaacaatatcactatattatattaatttaatgctAAAATAATTCGATATAATTATTACTCTAGATAATAACTTAAATAAGTACGTCACTAAGTTTaacatttaaaaacttttattcattatataatctTTAAATATTAGATTTGATtaagtattttctttaaaaacatatcacaaaatagaaaagtgaCGTATAaccaaaaaacttaaaaaacttagTTGACACTAAAAAATTTAAGCCATATTAGCCTTAAGTTATCCACATCAAATATAAAGagattaaataaattaactatggatacatattaaatataaagagattaaataaaatgttataaagagatatatacaaaatttactTTAATGATCATGACAtgcaaaaaatacaaaatatttgaaaaaattacaactaaataaaaatccTAAATGCTATCTAGATACGTATGTGATGGTGGTTTTCTttatgtctttaaatttataaaatgttgtaCAAATAACTATCTTAAACCACGCACACTTAcaagcagagaacccggtcagtgTAGTATAGCCTAGTAATaagctacaggatcgttcgcatgGATGCTTTACACTACCTAATCTAAtaatacgtgtaattctagcggttgGGGGTTGTCACAATTTCCTATTAAACTAATTGTATactgaaaagtaaatagaagtCACAACCGATTATTCAGCGAGAGGTTTAGTCTGAAAATGTTTGAAAagaaagcaaataacagtaattaaattaaaatacttgtttgacatctccgatctcatggtacgaccaaatactatcctactggtttgttagactGTTAGAAACTTAATCACGACCCAGATTCtcattagattcactttgcctaattactagtgctgtcgttagactcacactaccctataaacaaattctcgttagattcattgtttaagctttattgacctaaagtttgtgttactaattcatcttttaattacccgactcttaagccatgaccagatagtAATTATCTTCGGttaccacagtgctcgtttccaagtcaaaggatcgcgtttgacattgttaagcatcatatTTTATTCATTCTAATTACTATGGTTCtagatccctcggttacaagtgaatcaccttttacatctagttatagaccgactagtgttTTCCATCCTAGCACATTAGTCCTAGtatatgatcatagacaaccatcagaattaaactaatatattcagATATAGAATctataatattatgaaaaactagtaaaacatggatctacgataaacagtaaaacactgtaaaacaataaacgtctacatgatcacattcaTCTAttcaagtattcagcctactagcttAGCATTATTAATGAAATAACAAAgtttgaaaagatgaaagacattgtttaacaaaagaaagtaaaatagaAAAGCTAAGAGGATGAAGATTGGAaggcgttagaagctccaaaaccttctggaAATATGCAAAGTCGACCTAGGATTGATggtgggcggctagggctgctaaatcggctctctcttagggttttgagggttagttcggcTTAAATAGAGAGTAAAGTCGGTTGCTAAACTGGGCTGCCCAACGGAGCTGGCTGGGCCTGCTAGCTGCGCTAGTGGCTCCTACTGCTGCTCACACGTCTTCGTTCGGCTCTTGAATCacctccttgtgtcttgtaacttcataggcttcgaTCCTTCTTGAGCCACTTGATGCCATTTActctctctcgcatcttccgtgaacctacataaacatacgattcattaagtaccaatagttccggaataataactcatttagacatcgaaatgaagcctttcaatatgagtttttatcacataatggacgctcatcagtaTGTCACTTAGGATTTTTCAtatcatcttttatatatatatattattaaaatgaaTTGCCCTTACACCAAATCACCTACAACTAGTTGTTAGCAATTGATATTTCGATTCTCTTAATGGGGAataatgtaacaaccgtcaccccGAGCATTCCCTCCGATGTACTTTTGTGGCTGTTGATCTTTTGTTCAATATCGATCATGTACGTATCAGAGATAGTCTATATTTGACGTCAAATATAGTACGTGTACATGTTGTTTTGGAAGGTttaagatgaataaagtgaaaTTTGACGTTTCTACGAGTTCTAGTACGTTTAGAGGCAAAAGATTAGTGACGATGGTTGAAGTGCGAAAGTATAACTAGTTGAAAGAAATGCCAAatagatattaatatatttaaaatcaaaccaattaaaatttatatggacaaatatgatcatattatatCCGTTGGATACTATTGAAAAATTATAGTCatttatgatgttaaaataatttaatgaGCCTCGGTTTCTTTTTGAAATGATCAAGACAATTGAGTTTACGCTTACGATCAAAGAGGGACAATTTTGGTCAAAGGGGCATCAAAACCCTAGTATGATGGAATGAAAAGGGAAGAAAGAGAAGGAGAAACACTTCTATTGTTTGATTCCACCAGAGAATGGAATCGAGAATGAAGAACTGAgagtaattttcattttctccattctctacaaattatAGGTAATGGGttagaaagatttttttttttttttaaaattgtgtgTGGATGTTATAtgtgttaattttaattataaattagaatttTGTATTTCTCTTATAACCATTAtctgtttgtaccaaacgatAGAAtctattatctttttaattactcattctctttctcataattttcattgataattacattttcattcctTATTATTCACTCCTACCAAACATCTCATAAGAGGCAAAAGTGTTATGCCAACGAACCAAAGTTTGACAAGTTTTGGTTCCTTTTTCAACCAATCAAAAAGTGCCACAAGTCCTATTAGATTTATTTgccaaaatttgtcaaaagcgAATGCATAATTCTAAAAAGTACCTAACACTTACTCATTTTTGGCTTAAaacaaatcttttattatattatataacaacACATTACATTAGTTAAAATGTCAAGAGAACTCCAATAGAAGAgtataaaatttaataactgaatataggaaaaaaaataacaccAAAGTCGagtcaaaatcaattgaacACTTGAAATATCAACCAACATACTATTTGAATTGTTCTTAATCAGGATATACATGCAAGTGATGATATATGCTACCTTCTAATCAAAGTCACCTTTAATCAGCCAATAGACCAACACAATCCTAAAGTGATACAAATCAACCAAATTGACCAACACTTCTCTGTCTCATGTTTAGCATTTTTTAACTAACCATGTGCTTAACTACTCTATCATAGACACACATGCAACTTTCGATAACTCACATAGTTTTGCCACAAGGTTATCTCGATGACTCGATATGTAATTAATCTTATTAAAATAATGAAACTTTCATATTTTTGACCCCATTTCTAAACGGTTGACCTGATGAAAATCATTAGTTTTACCCCTTTTTTAAAGAACTtgcattaaataattaaacatacataacaataatattgaaaagaaaaagtgtACACCCGTCCATTTTCTCACTCCCCATCctctttttctctctaaaaGCCCCTTGGGGCAATGTGCGAGACGACCCGAAACATTCTAGAGCGTTCTCACGGGTTAAAAAAGTAATTTCAGGCCTCGCTCCGTTCAATCTAAACACAAACATaccaaccaaaaaaaaagtgaacgaccaaaaattatttattaatttatttattatttttcattggTTGGCATTACCACAAGATACGTGGACTTCAAATTGGGCTCACACTTATCAAACAAACCTAGGAATCATCATCTTATGTGACACACTTGGCCACAACTGATTCATCCAGTTCCAGCTGAAATTTCAAATTTGCGGTCCATAATACTTTCTACTTTATTCAGCTTGTTGCTGCATCTtcaacaaacaaacaacatTGGCTGGCTGGCGGCCTTCATCTCATATTCCATCCTTATCCACTTTTTACCAACCcacaatatatataagaaaatctTCCTAAGTTCCTATATCCCATCTTTATTCTTCCCTTATCTTTTCAACTCACTTTCTCTTAATATTTTATCTAtctgttatattatatataatactagtaAAGTAGTTCTAATAAAATCTTTGTGGGTCGGTGTGTATATATTTGCTTGAAGACCCACATTGTGGAAATTTGTAAAGaggatgatgataatgttggtGTTTTTAGGATTTGGTTTCTTTGTTGGGGTTTTGGTTGGTTGGTTATGGAAACCCAAATGGGCTAACTTTTGCATTCATAATGGCAAATTTCAATATTCTGGTATGGGTTTCATACCTCCCTCCCCTGTCAACCAAACACCCACATTGGTTTCAAGCAATAATCCCAATATCAGGTAATTCTATTTCATTTTTCCAAgattttatatacttatattatatatattggcaCTAGAAATTTAGAATTTAGGTGTGTGTTTAAATTTAGCTTAATTTGTGGACTTAATTTGATACTAGCAATTTAGAATTTAGGTAATTCTTTGGCTTATGCTTATTAGCTTATATTTCCATAAAGAAAATAAAGCCATAAGCTTTTGATGATAAGCCATAAGATTTTGCATTTTGTGACCATACCTATAGCTCTTTTGAGATATAGAGCATTATATTTAGTGAAGTTCATTAATAATCAAGGCTTTGTCatgaatttatttatgatatgcCAGTTCATCAAATGTTGCAAAAGAGGAAAACCATCTTCTTAAAGATGAAGATTTGAAGCATCTATGGCATCTTGTGGAAAAAAGAGATGGTGGTCCACCATGGAAGCATATGATGGATTGTTCAACACCAAATATGCATTATCAAGCATGGCAAAGAGATCCCGAGGTATTTTCTTCATAGCATTTCGTGCGTTTGCTTGTAAATGGAAAATTAGCATAGATAACAAgtatattttgttaatatagATGGCTCTTTGTGATTGAAATTTTTAAGTGATTATAGCTTATTGCGTTTTTTAAGCATAATAAGCACTATCTTAGTGTTTGAATGTAAAAGAAATATgtacttatttgcttattatATACTGAAATAAGTACCTTCTCTAGCACCATAGGAGAGACTTATTTGAATGGAAGGGGTTTTTGTAGGAGCTTAATAGGTTTAGTTTTTACATTGTTAGACTTTTTGTTTAAATTCTTTTGAGGTCAGTGGTAGTGGATATGATATGTGTCATTCATGGTAATAATTTCTATGCTATTCGCTGTTGAACTGTGTGCAAATGCATTTTGAAGTCGAATTTCATTCGGCTTTGCTGCTAACTGCCCGGTTGTTTAGGAGGTTAGATAATTAGTTGCACACTAGCAGCAATTGAAACTCCGAATAATCAGTTTCATACTGCTACAACAGTACTTGATTAGTATAGATAAAGTGAAATCACGTAATTACTCCATTTCTCAAGTCACAATACATATCTTGTTTcttattaacaaaaatattgtTCCTATTGTTCATGTGTATGTATTAACAACTATGAGTGTATTACTACTTCAAACAACAACCAATCCATCATTAGATGGAGTGGTACCTGTTACCAATGCAGCTTGGGCCCGCATGTGAAGTTGAGAGACGCGGATTCAATCCTTGGGGATGCCCAAATCATGTGGGTGTATTAAGTGAAagtattttaccggcatcataaCCCTTACGGGGTGGGATGATGGGGATCCGATGTGGTTCCGGGGACAGGGTGCCCTCCTTTACCCTTTTTTACTACTTCAAACAACAAGAACACATCCAAGAATTATTTTGGGCAATCTTTACTAATATTATTCGTGTGAAATTAGCATAACTAATATTAAAACACACAACCAAATATTCCCTTATTTTGAAGTAATTCAGTTGTTCTCGTCTTGGATCTTGGCAGACAGGCCCTCCTCAGTATTGCAGCAAGACTGTGTATGAAAATGCCACACCTGAACTCATGAGGGATTTCTTTTGGGATGATGAGTTTCGACTGAAGTGGGATGATATGCTTTTACATGCTACAACCCTAGAAGAATTCCCCAAGACAGGCACGAGTGTAGTACATTGGATACGAAAGGTATATAAATTAAGCTTCCTTTATGTACTCTTCAGCTCCTTTTTCCATGTACACTCGTATTCTAATTCTTTTCTGGACAGTTCCCTTTTTTCTGCAGTGATAGAGAATACACAATAGCCCGTCGCATATGGGAACTTGGAAGATCCTATTACTGTGTGACAAAGGTATTATAGCAATATAAacatatgaatataataaagTCGAAACTTCCTTCCTGACGTCGTTTATATTATATCTTTTTGGTTGCTTTCTTACATgatctttgaatcatcaacttCACTCTTGTTCCAGGGAGTGCCTTGCCCTTTGGTTCCAAGGAAGCAGAAACCACGACGTGTTGATCTTTATTATTCAAGTTGGTTCATTAAATCAGGTAATTACGTTATTCTTATTTGAATGCATTTATGAGACAATGAGTCGATACTGAATTAAGCTGTTGGCTAAAATCAGAGGTAGCATGATAGGCAAATTGGATAACGGGTCAGAATAAGTCATTTTTTTAGTACTAGGCAAAATGTGCTGGGTCGGTTTAAGCTCTACACTTATTATTTCATTCATTACTCCTTGAATGAAATTATTGGCAGGTTGTATTGTGGTAGCAAAAATAAGAATTAGCTAACTATCAAATGTTTGACTCTGTCAACTGCCATTCCCCTCTTAACTACTTGAATAAGCTCTacccaagttgacccaattATAAGTAGCTGAGTCAAACATGCTTGGTCTGGCTAAAGTTGTTGATATTTCTAGTGAACTTACATGATGTGTTTGATAACAGTGGAATCAAAGACCGGGAGTGAAAAGCCAGCATGCGAGGTAACGTTCTTTCATCATGAAGACATGGGCATCCCATGGGAAATTGCAAAATTTGGAGTACGGCAAGGGATGTGGGGAGCAGCCAAGAAAGTTGAGCGCGGCTTTCGGCTATATCAAAACGAACGATCTTTGTCAAAAAGTATATCACCTCATGTTGTCATGGCCGAGATGAGTACCAAAATTGATGAAGCCCACCTGACTTTGCTAGAATCTGATAAAGATCAAGATGAAAAAATGACAGAAACCAAAGTGGCTGTCCGGCAAGAGAAGCAGATCGTGGGAATGAATGTGCCTAAGCTTTTAGTATTTGGTGGAGCTGTTATTATGGCATGTAGTATTGACCGTGGTCTCTTGACAAAAGCCGCCGTGTTTGGTGTTGCCAAGAGGTTTGCGGCTTTAGGGAGTCAAGCTGGACCCCGGCGGTGATATTACTGTCCCAATTGAGTCTTTTTTGTGGTATCCAAATAGAAATATATGTCCAGATATAGGTGCTCGTGCTATCGATAATTTTGATACTTCAGGTAGAGGtgacaagttaaaaaaaaaaaaaaaactcaaaaaggaagaaaaaaaagaagtgaaACCATTAAAAACTAATTCATCGGAATTGACCCATTACAAAACCGATGGTTCATTTGTTGACTTTTGATTAACCGATTAGTTGGGTTTGGTGTTGTTTACGGGGAAGAACCATCTAAAAACCGGCCCGTTTCGTTTTAAGTAATATATGTTGTACGTGGATATGATAGAAATAAAGTGGAAGTTCGGTATTTTAAACTTCATCGGTCTACAAACTTACCATAGTTCCATATGTGCTTGAAGTTTGAAGTATGTTGGGTTTCATGTAGTTAATGAGTTCTCGTTTAGGTTTTGAACTTCTACTAATTGTAAAATAAAACAGTTCATAACTTCGTCCAAACTTCTTTCAAATTGTTGCAATCatctactctttttttttttttaatttagaacAGCGAAAGGCCGGACCATGGATATCCGGACTGGATACCGAGGGCCTACCCGATCCCTTCCTCCGCccgccccacccggtaaattcaacttgcacaccaagaatattggctAGTAACAATACTCGAAATTGGATTCGAACATGTGACCCTTGTTATAACATCCAGGGTGTCCAACCACTGCGTTAGCAAGTGAATAAGTGTTAACAAAAACCAAATGTCAAAAAAGAAAACCTATGAGCACCCAGAATACGCAAAACCAAAATTTTCCGAAACACCTAAAACTGATCGGTCTTGATTTTTGATTATTGGATAACTAAAACTTCTGTTTTGGATTCCATTTTGGGTCAAAAACCGATCCATACTCATTCCTATATAGGTATTGTATATCATCAATTAGTTATAACTGAATgaccaaatcatcaaacaaaaatCCGTGTTCGTAGTTAATGATTTATTTTGTGCATTCGGACTAAAATGAGTCATTTTTAGCTTGGGTCAGTGAAGCTACCATAAAAACTCTATAAATCATTACTCATGActgtttaaaatttattaacCAGAAAAGTTACCAATTAACCAAGTATAATTAGTACCATATCCTTCAATAGGGACTCGCAAGAATATCACTTTTGAGAattattaattgttaattaatcaaatataaatttatagagTTAAAGATCAAGATAATCATTTTCGTTAAAAGATCATATCCAAGTCGTAAGACCTTATTAGTCTAGAGCCATTTATACATGCTGTAATCGACATGAAAGACAATTTGATATTGATGATCTGGATTTTAagctatttatatttattgcattCATATATTGAAAGCGACATCTCTGCTTTCGGTAGATGTATAATAGGATTGGATGGTATTGTATTACAATCACAAAATTAATGGGGAAATTCCTTCGAGATAGTTCTAACTTGAAAGTTAAAGCATTTTTTCCCCTATATGAAAATTAAGGAccaaaatttaaatatgattTATTGAATCTTGACTAGGGATGGCAATGGGGCAGGATTGTCGGGGATCTCAATCCTCATTCCCGTACCCGATTTTCATTCGTATTCCCCATCCCCGTCGGGGAACTAAATTACATCCCTATACCCGTCCTCATCGGATATCGGAGATCCCTGTCAGGTATCGAGGATACCTTTTTTTTGATGAACATGGATTTatcttgatataaaatatgtaGGAAAATGTGtatttcaatattttatttgtatatataaactaatatatatgttaagtaaatgattaataaagtatacAACACAAAAAGTACTAAATAAAAGTtctaaacttaaaattgattctagaatataaataagaacttaaagtgattctaataaatatatatagtattttcggGTTCGGGTATGGGGATCGGGGATTTACGGTTTCCCATCTCCATCCTCATCGGGGATTAGATTTACATCCTCATATCCGTCCCCATCCCCGGTCAACTCAGAGATTCTCCGGTCAAATCGGGTGCGGGTATTGGATTTCCCGTCAGGTACGGGTATTTTTGCCATCTctaatcttgacccttgattttattTCCCTAACTTAACTCAAGTTGGAAAATTATGAGCGAATCCTCATCCaaaaattaatcataattaCATTACAAGTTGGTTAGCAAACTGGTACAACCAAATGAAGATTGGGCTAGAATGAGATCATATGATTCTGTGTTTAGAATGATTCAAGACGAAATAAAACCGaaaacaaaacatgaacaaCATTTAACATCATggaaattaatattaatactatGTACAAAGGTGAAATTTGGCTACAACTTTTAAATGAAGAAATATATACTAATAGTCTAATAAGGTACAATTGTCTCAAAACAATTGATGCCATCCAACTCCGGGGCGAATCTAGGACAGATTTTCATTTTCGATGTGggctttttaacattttgagaCGTAGACGAAGACGAAGATGGAGACTGTTTACTTGATTCTCCATCTTCTGCTTTTATGATCACATTATCTAATGATGAAGAAGGATTTTGTTCTATCTTGTTGATGTTGGCATTGGTAACATGAAGCTTTCGCCCGATTGATTCGGCACAAAAAGCATCAATGGAACTAAATATTGACATTAACATTGTGAGAATTGCTATTTTTTGATTGTGATTTTTTTGTCTAATGACTACAAAATAAGAGATAAAATTGTTTAAATATTGATGAGGAAGACGATGAAGAATAATATGTAGAACCATCGAGAAAGCAAGGAAtttgtgaagaagaagaagcaaggcATTACTTTTTATGGATGGAAGACTCCAAATTATTCCAGATTATTTATTAAGGAATCGATGGATTAGTGAAACTTCCTAAGTATGCCCCACCGCCTTAAACTCCTTGAGGATTCGAtacaattttgtgtatataattaattatctaATCATCTAAGTTGGTGGAATAGTTTGGGGTTACCTGGACCTATAGGTCTCAGGTTTGAATCTCTATTCCATCAACTTTGAGATATGTATATAGTCCTTCTATGAGGGTTTGATTTGTGTATACTCAGGTTTAAGTCTGAGGGATcaaggtttacccctattaatcgtcgtgcatTCAGGCGGATTAGtaaggggttttcccccattgggtatttgaaatagacatttctactttgagggagctctctagcgcggacccggttaaaatAACGtattgtcgaatcgcgacacgaagttttcaagtgaaattcacctttaaaaaaaaaaaaaatttaattatttaatctgATGGTTTAAAAAGCCGAATGGTGCTATGGAAGTATGAACCAATCCATAAAGTGAATGTTATTTGCTTTGGTGTCCATACTCATTCGAAACACCGGTATAAAATAACACCCAATATAGACTACTTTTATGTTCTCCAAACAATTTTAGGGCCCTTGATTTGCCATACATGAAGATTAAACTTTTTACCTTTGTCCCATCAGCACCAAacctttattaattattataccGATGATCTagtgtgtttatttttttttaatcaaatggATTATTGGTAAGGCTTAGGTTAAGTAGAAAAACCTATCCGCTAAAAATCGATCCTCTCCATTTCTAACTCAGTTTTAATTTGTTCAAATGTTGTATGTGGATTATCATGAAAAACATTGAAAATTTTgcattttgatatttattttagtGGACAACACTGCGTAATTGGCAATATTAGATGTGTTACGAAAAAATGAGTCAATCCACCCTTTTGGTACTCATGGTGTATTTTGAAAAAACGCATGGTGTATGATAAAAACGTACTCCATGAGCCTGTCCAGGAGCAGCCCAACCAAGCGTAACCAGTTCGGTCTGGGGTCCACCAATCATTGAATTTTTCGGGCCTGGCCCAGTCGAAGCCCAGTTTATGTGTTATCCGAGTCAAACCGATATTTCAATGGGTTTTGTTTTATACTTCTTGCAACTTAGACCATTCTTGTATGTCCTACTTATTTTACATTGAGTTGTTAATATAACTTTTCATAGTTCAAAATCAAAAGTTTTAGATTAACAGTCGTAAGTGGACGTGGTTAAGAATTTGCTTCATTCATTTacattaatcatttcccaattATAGCTTTCGCATATTTTTACATTCGCATCTATCATTCTATCTACAAACATTTAGAACTTTATTGGAAGAAATACTCAATTAATTACAACTCTAATGAGGGTATATATCAtgaggggttgggtattgtatcATGATTCCACATTAAAGCTTTTTCGTAGACAATATCCAACCCAACTTAGACGTTTCTAAAAAGGACACTTTCATATGTATGCATCCAAAAACTaggcaaaaaagaaaagaacaattAGAAGAAATCGAAAATTAAAACTTGATGTTATttataaatttcatatatactttatatacaTACTACAAACAAGTACTCCATTAGGTTTCCATACATGATAATACATCATTACATCTTATTAGTATCTCTCCACAGGAAAACTGTAAAATTTACACACTAATTACTGAATTTCGACATCAATTACTTTTCGTTCAACTTTAACCTTAGGAATGGAGATCAAAAGAACACCATTTTTCAAATCAGctttgattttatcttttacaCAATTATCCGGCAAATCAATCCGAGTCTGATACGAGCTACTATAATTCTGTCTAGCCCATCcttcattttgtttttgttcttcCTCTTGTTTCTTGTGTTCTCCTTTGATAACAAGCATGTTATCCTCTACATACACCTTCAAATCTTCCTTGGATAGTCCAGGCACATCAAATCTCATATTGATTTCATTCTCACCGTCTTGTATGTCCCATGGAGCCCGAATGTTCCAACCCGATTGGCTCCTCATAGGAAATGTCATCGAATCATC includes the following:
- the LOC122606234 gene encoding uncharacterized protein LOC122606234; the encoded protein is MMIMLVFLGFGFFVGVLVGWLWKPKWANFCIHNGKFQYSGMGFIPPSPVNQTPTLVSSNNPNISSSNVAKEENHLLKDEDLKHLWHLVEKRDGGPPWKHMMDCSTPNMHYQAWQRDPETGPPQYCSKTVYENATPELMRDFFWDDEFRLKWDDMLLHATTLEEFPKTGTSVVHWIRKFPFFCSDREYTIARRIWELGRSYYCVTKGVPCPLVPRKQKPRRVDLYYSSWFIKSVESKTGSEKPACEVTFFHHEDMGIPWEIAKFGVRQGMWGAAKKVERGFRLYQNERSLSKSISPHVVMAEMSTKIDEAHLTLLESDKDQDEKMTETKVAVRQEKQIVGMNVPKLLVFGGAVIMACSIDRGLLTKAAVFGVAKRFAALGSQAGPRR
- the LOC122586058 gene encoding uncharacterized protein LOC122586058, with product MLMSIFSSIDAFCAESIGRKLHVTNANINKIEQNPSSSLDNVIIKAEDGESSKQSPSSSSSTSQNVKKPTSKMKICPRFAPELDGINCFETIVPY
- the LOC122585962 gene encoding small heat shock protein, chloroplastic, producing MATCCGISSSPLVSNTLISKPSPKSARPAFFAQPNSRMRTKLVPIIKAQSQNDHNNSSIDVQLSNNTQNKGAAVEKRRPSSSSSSISPFGLLDPLSPMRTMRQMLDTMDRIFDDSMTFPMRSQSGWNIRAPWDIQDGENEINMRFDVPGLSKEDLKVYVEDNMLVIKGEHKKQEEEQKQNEGWARQNYSSSYQTRIDLPDNCVKDKIKADLKNGVLLISIPKVKVERKVIDVEIQ